In Myxococcales bacterium, a single genomic region encodes these proteins:
- a CDS encoding TerB family tellurite resistance protein gives MIWLSNSTLTRLRDQLRARGERPSMMPAPGASPDAIEAMALFAEYGPLAEAMFLMMSADGQVTQEERDVLRGALRNLSGDELRTAHIEKMLDDAAERLEAEGRDKRLEQVVSELRGDADRAEVTFVLAAAIAFADGTIADEENDTIGSLAEGLGIDEAKANALMDTVDADLKSTGG, from the coding sequence ATGATTTGGCTTTCGAACTCCACGCTGACGCGACTCCGAGACCAGCTTCGGGCCCGCGGTGAGCGACCCTCCATGATGCCGGCGCCGGGGGCTTCGCCCGATGCCATTGAGGCGATGGCGCTCTTTGCCGAATACGGTCCGCTGGCCGAGGCGATGTTCCTCATGATGTCCGCCGACGGCCAGGTCACCCAAGAGGAGCGCGACGTCCTGCGTGGCGCCTTGCGCAACCTCTCCGGCGACGAGCTCCGCACCGCTCACATCGAGAAGATGCTCGACGACGCGGCCGAACGCCTCGAGGCGGAGGGTCGAGACAAGCGCCTCGAACAGGTCGTCTCCGAGCTCCGCGGCGACGCCGACCGCGCCGAGGTCACGTTCGTGTTGGCGGCAGCCATCGCCTTTGCCGACGGCACCATCGCCGACGAAGAGAACGACACCATCGGTTCCCTGGCGGAGGGCCTCGGCATCGATGAGGCGAAGGCCAACGCGCTCATGGATACCGTCGACGCGGATCTCAAGAGCACCGGAGGTTAG
- a CDS encoding protein kinase, with amino-acid sequence MQGNDRLPLTIGGYRVVKRLAREATVDVLLARREGQGGDERTVTLNVLSPAFRGDTTFDTLFSRETQALSQLDHPCVVRLVDVFSNADTKVMVFEHVVGTNLAELRLSMGARAEVLPDVAVYAIAASVFAALAAAHAARDPQSGNLLPIVHRDVHPGHIVVGKSGAVKLGGFGLERITGVRGDAKGGGSRAYLPPEKARGEVVTIRSDVYAAMLVVWELFARRRAVRDDALPEQELARALAHPTLVSLEVLRPDLPPLVRSIVARGLEPQVERRMVTAEEAASVFRSAVPMAEAEEALALLVAGAPQAPPRREPSLPVIAPSPTAGEVAVDRKQPPRPAPRRMWNSSPTLTPSGGFTPPPSSRPGSIPDARFSQEPERHGPRPAPLPAESEPSASPAPAHVEPMPSHFDVTSLKPLLVTPPPGAVVSPPAALPEVTPAKAAVQQLLPTPAAPFTPAGATADDPFRAPQGSLPGMGVPLAPLEAVLSPAPPAVEATPNESSPLWSKPIPPSAVPTYRPPRPQPKQTNAALAVGVFLVATAIGAAGFVMLFRRTPRVTVPAPVATSAPSVAVVAARGPEPTKPEVTKPEATKPEATKPEATKPEATKPEATKPEPTKPEPTKPEPTKPEPTKPEGTAAPDASKASLRVITKVAGHRVFVDGRVVGEGEGPFLVPCGKHAVKVGSRGKVQNVDLPCGGELSVTK; translated from the coding sequence GTGCAAGGCAACGATCGCCTGCCGCTCACCATCGGCGGGTACCGCGTCGTCAAACGGCTCGCGCGTGAAGCCACGGTGGACGTCTTGCTCGCCCGTCGCGAGGGCCAAGGCGGCGATGAGCGAACCGTAACCCTCAACGTCCTTTCGCCGGCGTTTCGCGGCGACACGACGTTTGACACGCTTTTCTCTCGTGAGACGCAGGCCCTGTCGCAGCTCGATCATCCGTGCGTCGTCCGGCTCGTCGACGTGTTCTCCAACGCCGATACCAAGGTGATGGTCTTCGAACACGTCGTTGGAACGAACCTCGCAGAGCTGCGCCTCAGCATGGGCGCCCGCGCCGAGGTCCTTCCCGACGTGGCTGTCTACGCCATCGCCGCGTCGGTCTTCGCGGCGCTGGCGGCGGCTCACGCGGCGCGCGATCCGCAGTCCGGCAACCTGCTCCCCATCGTGCACCGCGACGTCCACCCGGGACACATCGTTGTGGGCAAGAGCGGAGCCGTGAAGCTTGGTGGCTTTGGACTCGAGCGCATCACCGGTGTTCGCGGCGACGCCAAGGGGGGAGGCTCACGCGCCTACCTGCCGCCCGAGAAGGCCCGCGGCGAGGTCGTCACCATTCGCTCCGACGTCTACGCCGCCATGCTCGTCGTCTGGGAGCTCTTCGCGCGTCGCCGCGCCGTTCGCGACGACGCGCTCCCCGAACAAGAGCTCGCGCGCGCGCTCGCGCATCCAACGCTTGTCTCCCTTGAGGTCCTCAGGCCCGACCTGCCTCCGCTTGTGCGGAGCATCGTGGCCCGCGGCCTCGAGCCGCAGGTGGAGCGACGCATGGTGACGGCCGAGGAGGCGGCGAGCGTCTTTCGGAGCGCTGTTCCGATGGCGGAAGCGGAGGAGGCGCTCGCGCTTCTGGTGGCAGGAGCGCCGCAGGCGCCGCCGCGTCGCGAGCCGAGCTTGCCCGTGATCGCACCCAGCCCCACCGCCGGCGAGGTCGCCGTCGACCGAAAGCAGCCGCCGCGTCCGGCGCCGCGTCGCATGTGGAACTCGTCCCCGACGCTCACTCCGAGCGGCGGGTTCACGCCGCCGCCGAGCTCGCGGCCCGGCTCCATCCCTGACGCACGCTTCTCCCAGGAGCCGGAGCGACACGGTCCGCGGCCCGCCCCTCTACCGGCGGAGAGCGAGCCCTCGGCGTCGCCGGCGCCGGCGCATGTCGAGCCCATGCCGTCGCACTTCGACGTGACGTCGCTCAAGCCGCTCCTTGTGACGCCTCCGCCGGGCGCTGTCGTTTCACCACCGGCGGCGCTCCCGGAAGTCACGCCGGCGAAAGCGGCCGTGCAGCAGCTCTTGCCAACGCCGGCCGCGCCGTTCACACCCGCCGGTGCGACCGCGGACGATCCGTTTCGTGCGCCGCAGGGGTCGCTGCCGGGGATGGGGGTTCCCTTGGCACCGCTCGAGGCGGTCCTCTCGCCGGCACCACCAGCGGTGGAGGCGACGCCCAACGAGTCGTCGCCGTTGTGGTCTAAGCCGATTCCGCCGTCGGCCGTCCCGACGTACCGTCCACCGCGTCCGCAACCGAAGCAGACGAACGCTGCCCTCGCCGTCGGGGTGTTCCTCGTGGCGACCGCGATCGGCGCCGCCGGCTTTGTGATGCTGTTTCGGAGGACGCCGCGTGTGACGGTGCCGGCCCCGGTGGCGACGAGCGCGCCCTCGGTCGCGGTGGTGGCGGCACGGGGCCCCGAGCCGACGAAGCCCGAGGTGACGAAGCCGGAGGCGACGAAACCCGAGGCGACGAAACCCGAAGCGACGAAACCCGAAGCGACGAAACCCGAAGCGACGAAACCCGAGCCGACGAAACCTGAGCCGACGAAACCTGAGCCGACGAAGCCCGAGCCGACGAAGCCCGAAGGGACCGCAGCGCCCGATGCCAGCAAGGCGAGCTTGCGCGTGATCACGAAGGTCGCAGGGCACCGCGTGTTCGTGGACGGCCGGGTCGTCGGCGAGGGCGAGGGCCCGTTTCTGGTTCCGTGCGGCAAGCACGCCGTGAAGGTCGGTAGCCGCGGCAAGGTTCAGAACGTGGACCTGCCCTGCGGTGGCGAACTCTCGGTGACGAAGTAG
- a CDS encoding SUMF1/EgtB/PvdO family nonheme iron enzyme, whose translation MRPIQSFERATVASRPKRAPREDRGARLFATTESSILAAARGAAESPLDQLLRTGEAATNAACPPEMASIGDRFCVDRFEASLVEVLPNGEERPVSPYETVDGRIVRAVSARGVIPQGYVSGHEAARACARSGKRLCKPVEWRQACTGSSGKGWGYGEQRERGRCNDHGRSAMGVLYGPGRDGDPTYWNMTKMNNPELNQLAGTVSKTGEHEACTNDYGVYDMVGNLHEWVDDRGGRFQGGYYLDVTQNGDGCNYKTKAHENWYHDYSTGFRCCADVTL comes from the coding sequence GTGCGACCCATCCAGTCCTTCGAACGGGCTACCGTCGCCAGCCGCCCCAAGCGGGCCCCGCGCGAAGACCGCGGCGCTCGCCTCTTCGCCACCACGGAGAGCTCGATCCTCGCGGCCGCCCGCGGCGCCGCCGAGAGTCCCCTCGATCAGTTGCTCCGCACCGGCGAGGCCGCGACCAACGCTGCGTGCCCCCCCGAGATGGCGTCCATTGGCGACCGCTTCTGCGTGGACCGCTTCGAGGCGTCGCTCGTTGAGGTGCTTCCGAACGGCGAAGAGCGCCCCGTGTCACCTTACGAGACCGTCGACGGGCGAATCGTTCGCGCCGTCTCGGCCCGTGGCGTCATTCCTCAGGGCTACGTCAGCGGCCACGAGGCTGCGCGCGCGTGCGCACGCTCGGGCAAGCGACTCTGCAAGCCCGTCGAGTGGCGGCAGGCATGCACCGGCTCGAGCGGCAAGGGCTGGGGTTACGGCGAGCAACGCGAGCGCGGCCGCTGCAACGACCACGGCCGCAGCGCCATGGGTGTCTTGTACGGTCCCGGTCGCGATGGCGATCCGACCTACTGGAACATGACGAAGATGAACAACCCCGAGCTGAACCAGCTCGCGGGCACCGTCAGCAAGACCGGTGAGCACGAGGCCTGCACGAACGACTACGGCGTCTACGACATGGTCGGCAATCTGCACGAGTGGGTCGACGACCGCGGCGGCCGGTTCCAGGGCGGTTACTACCTCGACGTCACGCAGAACGGCGACGGCTGCAACTACAAGACCAAGGCCCACGAGAATTGGTACCACGACTACTCGACGGGCTTCCGCTGCTGCGCTGACGTCACGCTCTGA